One genomic window of Ottowia oryzae includes the following:
- a CDS encoding MarR family winged helix-turn-helix transcriptional regulator, whose protein sequence is MPTSAATVQPAPAPQLLLDHQLCFSLYAASLAMTRRYQPLLTELGLTYPQYIALLALWEHDDVTVSALGDRLALDSGTLTPLLKRMEASGWVTRERDAADERRVRVRLTPAGRALRERAQHIPTSLLAGSGVTATQVRQLTAELQALRQRLEG, encoded by the coding sequence ATGCCCACCAGCGCCGCCACAGTCCAGCCGGCCCCAGCGCCCCAGTTGCTGCTGGACCACCAGCTGTGCTTTTCGCTGTATGCCGCCTCGTTGGCGATGACGCGGCGCTACCAGCCGCTGCTGACCGAGCTGGGCCTGACGTACCCGCAGTACATCGCCCTGCTGGCGCTGTGGGAGCACGACGACGTCACCGTCTCGGCGCTGGGCGATCGGCTGGCGCTGGATTCGGGCACGCTGACGCCGCTGCTCAAGCGCATGGAAGCGTCCGGCTGGGTGACGCGCGAGCGCGACGCCGCCGACGAGCGCCGCGTGCGCGTGCGCCTGACGCCCGCTGGCCGCGCCCTGCGCGAACGCGCCCAACACATCCCCACGTCGCTGCTGGCCGGCAGCGGCGTCACGGCCACGCAAGTGCGCCAACTCACGGCCGAGCTGCAGGCGCTGCGCCAGCGGCTGGAAGGCTGA
- a CDS encoding organic hydroperoxide resistance protein, with protein MTTPLDKVLYTAHAHTVGGRDGASRTDDGRLDIKLTPPGQPGNGTNPEQLFAAGYAACFMGAMKAVSGKLNVAVPADAAIDSEVHLGPTRHGYGIAVRMKISLPGLDADTAQKLVAAAHEVCPYSNATRGNIAVDLTLA; from the coding sequence ATGACCACGCCACTCGACAAAGTTCTGTACACCGCCCACGCCCACACCGTGGGTGGGCGCGACGGTGCGTCGCGCACCGACGACGGCCGCCTGGACATCAAGCTCACGCCCCCCGGCCAACCCGGCAACGGCACCAACCCCGAGCAGCTGTTTGCCGCCGGCTACGCCGCCTGCTTCATGGGCGCGATGAAGGCCGTGTCGGGCAAGCTGAACGTGGCCGTGCCCGCCGACGCCGCCATTGACTCGGAAGTGCACCTGGGCCCCACCCGCCACGGCTACGGCATCGCCGTGCGCATGAAGATCAGCCTGCCCGGCCTGGACGCCGACACGGCCCAGAAACTGGTGGCCGCCGCGCACGAGGTGTGCCCGTATTCCAACGCCACGCGCGGCAACATTGCGGTGGATTTGACGCTGGCCTGA
- a CDS encoding 3-hydroxybutyryl-CoA dehydrogenase, with amino-acid sequence MSINTVGVVGAGTMGNGIAQACAVSGINVVMVDINQAAVDKGLATIEKSLDRLLQKEKITEADKAAALARVKGSTRYEDFQGADLVIEAATENRELKTKILKQLDELLAPEVIVATNTSSISITALAAATGRADRFVGMHFFNPVPMMALVEIIRGLQTSDATHDAVKALAETLGKSPITVKNAPGFVVNRILVPMINEAFFVLAEGLATPEDIDAGMRLGCNHPIGPLALADMIGLDVCLAVMEVYLDEFGDSKYRPCHLLREYVAAGRLGRKTGMGVYSYAK; translated from the coding sequence ATGAGCATCAACACGGTTGGCGTTGTCGGCGCTGGCACCATGGGCAACGGCATTGCGCAGGCCTGCGCCGTTTCGGGCATCAACGTGGTCATGGTAGACATCAACCAGGCGGCGGTGGACAAGGGCCTGGCCACCATCGAGAAAAGCCTGGACCGCCTGCTGCAAAAAGAAAAGATCACCGAGGCCGACAAGGCCGCCGCGCTGGCCCGCGTGAAGGGCTCGACGCGCTATGAAGACTTCCAGGGCGCCGATCTGGTGATCGAGGCCGCCACCGAAAACCGCGAGCTGAAGACCAAGATCCTCAAGCAGCTGGACGAGCTGCTGGCACCCGAGGTGATCGTGGCCACCAACACCTCGTCGATCTCGATCACCGCGCTGGCCGCCGCCACGGGCCGCGCCGACCGCTTCGTCGGCATGCACTTCTTCAACCCCGTGCCGATGATGGCGCTGGTGGAAATCATCCGCGGCCTGCAGACCAGCGACGCCACGCACGACGCCGTCAAAGCGCTGGCCGAAACGCTGGGCAAGTCGCCCATCACCGTCAAGAACGCACCGGGCTTCGTGGTCAACCGCATCCTCGTGCCGATGATCAACGAAGCCTTCTTCGTGCTGGCCGAAGGCCTGGCCACGCCGGAAGACATCGACGCGGGCATGCGCCTGGGCTGCAACCACCCCATCGGCCCGCTGGCCCTGGCCGACATGATCGGCCTGGACGTGTGCCTGGCCGTCATGGAGGTGTACCTGGACGAGTTCGGCGACAGCAAATACCGCCCCTGCCACCTGCTGCGCGAATACGTGGCCGCCGGGCGCCTGGGCCGCAAGACCGGCATGGGCGTTTACAGCTACGCCAAGTAA